The bacterium genome segment ATCTGAAGCGCTTCAGATTCATTTTTCATCAGTTCTTTTTCCTTCATCGACTCGAGTAGATTCTATTGGTATAAGACGGTCATGACCGACCGGCATGACATAGACCGTGATTTGGTGGACAGAGTCCGCGAGGGTGACCATGCCGCATATTCGCAGCTCATGGATTATTATCAGGGATCTATTCTTAATTTCGTTTACCGATTGGTAGGGAGCCGGGAAGAGGCTGAAGATATCGCCCAGGATGTCTTCGTTCGTGCCTATCAAAAGCTTGACTCATTTACCTTTCGCACGTCACGCGACCGTTTTTCGACCTGGCTGTATCAATTGGCCCGCAATGCAGCGATTGATGTTTTGCGACGGCGCCAGCGTCGACCGGTTCAGTCGCTTGATGAATTCCCGCTGCTGGGGCCCGTTGCCGTGGGTAATCCGGCGCTGGACACCGGCGACAGGGAGCGGGAGCGGGCGATTTCCGCGGCCTTTGCCGAACTCCCTGAAGATCAACGCACAGCATTGGTGCTTTCGGTTTATGAAGGGCAATCCTATGCCGATATCGCCGTGATTATGAAGGCCTCGGTTAAATCAGTGGAATCACGGATATACCGGGCCCGTCAGTCCATGCGTCAGCAATTGGCCGCTTTTCTTGCGAAATAATATTTCTGCGAGGGTTATTCCTTCCAGCAACGTTTCACTAGTATAAGGGAGCAATGGGAGCCGTGAAAACGAATCAAAATAATAGTGATGTGCCAGATGATGAAAAACTGGATGCGTTACTGGGGAAGTGGAAGGGGATTACCCCTGCGCCAGGTTTTAATGAGACGGTATGGCGGCGGTTAAGTGTAACGGCCCCACAAAAGAAGCATTCAGGGAGAATTTTCACGTGGTTCAGGGATAACGTGAAGCCACTGGATGTTTTTGCGGCATTGGGAGGTATGGCGGCGGGATTGCTCTTATCCCTGCAAATTTCAAACCATGATGGGGCGCAGGTGGATTCGCGTTTCCAGATCCTGAAGTCTTCAAGTTTAACCAGAGGCTATGTGCAGTTAGCTTCGCAGCAGATAAAATGAACTACAAAAGATTGTCTATTTTGTTGGCAGGGGTCCTGGTGGCTTTATCGGCCATGCTGGCTGTCCGAGCATATGGGCCGCGTCCTATGTCCTCGATCGAGTCCTTGCGTGACATACGCTGGTTGAAGGAATCGTTGCAGTTAACTCCCGTGCAGGAGGCTGACATTCAGCGGATACATCAGGACTTGGCGAAAACTCTGTCAACTTGTTGTATGAAACATTGTCAGGCCCGTGACGCCTTTATGGAGTCATTATTTGCCGCAACCAATGGACTGGAACGTTCACAATCACTGATTGATGAAATGTCCGATGCACAGGCGGCGAGCGAATTGGCAACGCTGGTTAATATGTATCGTGTGCACGAAGTATTGACCCCTCAACAACGCATCATCTTTGAACGGCAAGTGAAGGCGATGGATTGCACAATGCGATCGGCGGGTGGCGGTTCTTCTTGCAGGTGTATGTCTGAGTGAATAGGTGTCTAAAAACATAGAGGAAGGAAATAAGAAGATGAAAGCATTGCTATTAGTGGGTGTGATATTGGCGTCGGCAGCAATGGCGTTTGCTGAACCAACCAATGCGGTAGCGGTTAAAGCGCAAACCACCTGTCCCGTGATGGGCGGCGCTGTGAATCATAAGGTATTCGCCGATTATCAGGGGCAGCGGATTTACTTCTGCTGCAACGGTTGCCCTGCGGCCTTTAAGAAGGATCCCGAGAAATATATGAAAAAATTCAAGAATGAAGGGGTTGCGTTGGAGAAGGTTAAATAGCAGTGGGCAGTGGGCAGCGGGAAAGGGAGTAAGCGTGTGATTTCGAAAGTCCATTATATCGTGGGTATATTGCTTGTGGCGGTCCCACCTCTATTGGCTGAGGGAACCAATACGCTGACTCTCCCGCAGGTCATTGCTGAATCATGGGCTAACAATGCCCAGCTTCAGTCGCTGAAACAAAAAACAGGCGCCATGGAAGCGCGTTCGCAGCAGGCTGGTGCTCTTGCCAATCCCCTGTTGACCTATCGTGGCATGGATTCTGCCAATGGGGGGAAGTGGCCAAATACGGATGAGAAGCGGATCGAAATCGAGCAGACATTCCCGTGGCCTGGTAAGCGGGGATTGACGCAGGTGATGACGGCGAAAGCGGCCGATGCCGCGAAATTTGAGGTGGCCGCGACAACCCTTGATGTGGAGATGCTGGCTGCTGAAGCCTTTTACGGGTTAAGTGTGGCGCAGCAATCCCTTGAAATTATCCGGGCGGAGGAAGCGTTGTTGCGCCGTATCGAAACTCTCACCACGCTCCGTTACACGACAGGGGCAGACGGGCAGCAGGACGTATTAAAAGCACAAACCGAAATCACCATGCTCAAGCAGAAGGAGATTGAGCTTGAGGCGCGGGAACTTACCCTCAAGAATAAACTCAATACCATAATGAATCGGCCTGTCAAAACCGTGATAGGCCGGGTTAAAGGTCCGCCTGAACAATCTGTTTCCGCGGATGAGGGTGAGCAAATTTCCATCAAGGCACTCGTGCATCGGCCTGAACTCCAACTGGCTCAGGCTCGGATTGAACGTGCCCAGGCCGAACGCGCCTATATGGGAAAAGAGAGCCTGCCTGATTATAAGGTTGGGTTGGAGTACCGGAGTATGCCCGGAGATGATCAGGCGATGTTTATGGTGGGCATTGAGTTGCCTATTTGGCGGAGTAAGATTAGGGCCGGGATACGCGGCGCCAACCGCATGGTTGAGTCGGAGCAGGCGGCGCGCGAAGCGGCAGAGCGGCAGGTGATGCAGGAGGTTCAAGACGCCTTGACGCAAATCCAGGCGGCACAACGGACGTTGGAGCTCACCCGCAAGGAATTGATTCCACAAGCGGAATTACGGTTTTCCGCCAGCGAGGCGGGTTATCGCAGTGGGGGTAAGGCGGATTTCATGGATCTTCTGGAAAGCGAACGGTTTCTGTTGAATGCGCGTGTGATGGCGGTCATGGCTGAAGCTGAATTGGGGATGCAATGGGCCCGCTTGGCTCGTGCCGTGGGAGTAAGTGTGCTGGAGGTGCTAAAATGAAAATTCAAACCACGCGGGTGATCGTATTGTGTGTTTTGGGAATGGGACTCATGACGGTACCGTTGGGATGTCGGGATCACGCCACATCGCACGGGGTTGCCAAGGCCGTGAAGTATATTTGCCCCATGCACCCCACCGTGGTGTCTGACAGGCCCGGGGAATGCCCGATCTGCGGGATGGATCTGGTGCAGGCGGAACAGGCGAGTACAGCTTCTGAATCAGGGCCACCTGCGGGGCAAGTCCCTGGGTTGGTAGCGATAGCCATTACGCCTGAGGCGCGGCAGCGGATGGGGCTCGCTTTGGAAACCATCGGGGTGCGCCCGCTTGTTCGAACGCTACGGACGTCGGCGCGAATTGTAACGGATGAGACGCGACAGGCGCGTGTAACAACCAAGGTTGAAGGTTGGGTGGAGTCGCTTGCTGTTGGATTCATCGGGCAGGTCGTCAGAAAGGGAGATCCGCTGCTTACGATCTACAGCCCCGATTTATTATCGGCACAGGAGGAGTTCTTGATCGCGGTTAAGGCTAAAGCGATGGCTACCAATGGCGGCGGGGATGCCTTATTGGCGGCTGCCCGGCGGCGACTTCAGCTATGGGATATCACGGAGGAGCAAATTGCGTTGTTGGAGAAACGGGGTGAACCAGTGAAGGCCATGACACTCACTGCGCCCACTTCGGGGAGAGTGACGGAAAAGAACGTTCTCGCAGGCCAGAAAATCATGCCCGGTGAATCCCTGCTGGTGGTAAGTGATTTTTCAACGGTTTGGGGTGAGGCCGATGTCTATGAGTCCGATCTGCCATTTGTGCATGAGGGGATGCCGCTGGAAATCTCGCTCCCTTTCTGGCAGGGGAAAATCTTTAACGGCACCATCAGTTTTGTGGCACCAACCCTTGATCCGGTGAGCCGGACAGTAAAAGCACGGTTGGTGATTCCCAATCCTGAGTTGCTCCTCAAGCCTGAGATGTATGCGGAAGCCAGACTCTCCTATTCCCTGGGTGAGCGACTCGCTATTCCGGAGGCTGCGGTGATGCGGACCGGTGAACATAGTTATACATTCCGGGAGGGGGCCGATGGGGCATTGCATCCCGTCGAAGTGGGACTCGGAGCGAGGGTGGAGGGGTTCTATGAGGTTCTTTCGGGCCTCAAGGTTGGCGATCGGGTGGTTACGGCCGCAAATTTCCTGGTGGATTCAGAGTCCTCCATGCGGGCCGCCCTGGAGTCAGTTTCTAGGAAATAACCCATGATCAAGCGTATCATTGAATTCAGTGCCCGCAACCGGATGCTGGTCATCTTGTTGGTGGCAGCCGCCATGGCCTATGCCGTGTATGCCCTCCGGAATATTAACTTGGATGCGATCCCCGATTTGAGCGATACGCAGGTGATTGTCTATACTCCGTGGGATCGCAGTCCTGACATTTTGGAAGATCAGGTAACCTATCCCATTATTACCGCCTTACTTGGGGCCCCGAGAGTGAAGGCCATCCGGGGCTTCAGCGATTTTGGGTTTTCCTATGTGTATGTCATCTTTCAGGATGGAACCGATATCTACTGGGCGCGGAGCCGTGTTGTGGAATATTTATCCAAACTGCAAGGCACGCTGCCCGCCGGGGTGACGCCTCAGTTGGGGCCGGATGCAACTGGCGTGGGGTGGGTCTATCAGTATGCCCTTGTCGATAAGAGCGGAACACATAGTTTGGCCGACTTACGCAGTTTTCAGGACTGGACGTTGCGTTATGCCCTGCAAAGCGTACCGGGTGTGGCTGAAGTAGCCGGGATTGGCGGGTTCCAAAAGCAGTACCAGGTGACGGTGGATCCGGCCCGGTTGCAGAGCTATGGAGTTTCGTTGATGGATGTTGCCAGTGCCCTGAAACGCAGTAATAACGAAGTTGGCGGCCGGTTATTGGAGTGGAGCGGCAGGGAGTACATGGTCCGTGGGCGTGGCTATGTAAAGTCCCCGGAAGATATTGAGAAGGCCGTGGTTAAGGCCGGGACTAAAGGCACGCCGGTACTGTTGCGGGATGTGGCCTCCGTCGCTATGGGCCCCCAGATTCGGCGCGGGGTTTCCGATTTAAACGGCAACGGCGATACGGTGGGTGGCATTGTGGTGATGCGGCACGGCGAAAATGCCCTGAATGTCATCGAGCGGGTTAAGACGAAGCTGGATGAACTCAAACCCTCGCTCCCCAAGGGCGTGGAAGTGGTGACGACCTATGACCGTTCCTCCCTGATCAAGAAGGCGATTGATAATCTCAAGGATGATCTGGTGATGGAGATGATCATCGTCAGCCTGGTCATTTTGTTTTTCCTCTGGCACATCCCTTCAGCTATGGTGCCCATTCTGACAATTCCGGTTTCAGTGCTTTTGTGTTTCATTCCCCTGTATCTCGCGGGGATCAGCTCAAACATCATGAGCCTTTCCGGTCTTGCCATTTCCATCGGGGTGCTGGTGGATGGTGCAATTGTGGAAGTTGAAAACGCTTACAAGAAACTGGAGCTTTGGAAGCGGTCCGGGGGCAAGGGAGACTGCCATGCGATTCGTCTGGAGGCACTTATTGAGGTTGCGCCTTCGGTATTTTTCTCATTACTGGTGGTGGCAGTTTCATTTTTGCCGGTGTTCACGCTGGTGGATCAGGAGGGGAAATTGTTCACTCCGCTAGCCTATACCAAGACGTTAGCTATCGCGATGGCGGCGCTATTGGCGATCACACTCGATCCCGCAGTACGGATGTTGTTTACCCGCATGGATGAGTTCAAATTCCGATGGAAGCCGTTATCGGGAGTGTTAAATGCTCTGCTGGTGGGGCGGTATGTGCGTGAAGAAAAGCATCCCGTCAGCCGGGTGTTATTTGCGCTTTATGAGCGGCCCTGCCGCTGGGTATTGCGTCATCCCAAGACAGTGATTGCGCTAGCTGTTGCTATTGTTGTGAGCACGGTACCGGTGTATCTCAAGCTGGGGAGTGAGTTCATGCCGCCTCTTGATGAAGGCACGATTCTCTATATGCCCACCACGATGCCGGGCATTTCGGTGACCGAAGCCCAACGCCTCATGGAAACTCAGGATCGACTGCTGCGGGCATTTCCGGAGGTGGTCTCTGTGTTCGGTAAGGCCGGTCGTTCAGACACCTCCACCGATCCCGCCCCGTTCTCGATGATGGAGACAACGGTGGTGCTGAAACCGATGGCCGAATGGCGTGCAAAACCTTGCTGGTATTCAAATTTTGCCCCTCGGTGGCTGCGCTCTTTGCTGGGTCATATCTGGCCTGAACATATCTCACGGGAGGAACTGATTGCCGAATTCGACCGCGCCCTCAAGATTCCCGGTTCGGTCAATGCGTGGACCATGCCGATCAAGGGCCGAATCGATATGCTCACCACCGGGGTCCGTACCCCGGTGGGCATCAAAGTGTTTGGCTCAAACCTGGCAGAAATCCAGCGTGTAGGAGAGTCGATAGAAGGTGCCTTACAGAAGGTTCCGGGAACCCGCAGTATATTTGCCGAACGCGCGTCTGGCGGGTATTTCGTGGATATTGTCCCCAAGCGGGAGGCGCTGGCTCGCTATGGACTGACGGTGGATGACCTGCATGCAGTGGTCATGTCCGCGATCGGTGGTGAAACGGTATCCACTACAGTTGAAGGCCGTGAGCGCTACAGTATCAACCTTCGCTACCCCCGCGATTTGCGTGATAACCTTGATGAACTGCAGCGAGTGCTGGTGGCGGCCCGGATGGGGGAGGTGCAAGTTCCGTTATCCGAGGTGGCTGATGTGGCGTTGGTGAACGGTCCATCCATGATCCGTGATGAGAATGGCATGCTGGCGGGCTACGTCTATGTGGATATTGCCGGGCGTGACATTGGTGGCTATGTGGAAGAGGCCAAGCGGGTGGTGGGTGAAAAGGTGTCGCTCCCGACGGGGTATTCGCTCGTCTGGAGCGGACAATACGAAAACATGTTGCGGGTGCGTGAGCGGATGAAGGTGGTGATCCCACTGACCATTGGGCTGATTTTTATATTGCTCTACATGAATACGAAATCCGCCTTCAAGACGTTGGTGGTGATGCTGGCGGTGCCGTTTTCAGTGGTCGGTGCGGTGTGGTTGCTATACCTGCTTGACTATAACGTCTCTGTGGCCGTCTGGGTGGGAATGATAGCCTTGATGGGACTGGATGCCGAGACGGGGGTCTTCATGCTGCTGTTTCTTGACTTGTCCTATGACGAGGCCAAGCGCGAAGGACGCTTGCGAAACCTGACAGATCTGCACGAAGCCATTATTCATGGTGCGGTCAAGCGTATCCGGCCCAAGTTGATGACCGTCGCCGCCGCTACCATGGGCTTGATGCCGATTATGTGGTCCATAGGGACAGGCTCAGATCTCATGAAGCGGGTCGCCGCCCCCATGGTCGGTGGCCTTTTTACCTCATTCCTGATGGAACTTCTGGTTTACCCGGCCATTTATCTGCTTTGGAAACGGCGTGACACTCAGTCATGATAATATATTATCCTTATAGTTGATATATTACGTCTTATAGTCTATATTTTACCAATATGGATTCAATATCAAAACTGATGCCAGAAGAGATCGCGGTGAAATTGGGAGCCAAGGCGAAGGCGTTGAGGTTGTCTGCCGGGTGGAAGCGTGTGACGTTCGCGGAACGGGCTGGTGTCTCCGAAGCGTCATTGAAAAGGTTTGAGCAAACTGGGCAGGCTTCGCTGGAACTTGTCCTGCGGGTCGCAATGTCTCTGGGGCGCCTGAGTGAGTTTGAAGGGCTGCTGGAGCCGCCTCCGGCTCGGAGTATTGACGAGCTGGATCAGCAGCTGAAGCGTCCTCTGCCAAAGCGGGGGCTGCGATGAAGCGCTTGAAGGTGCGGTACCATGAGGCTCTGGAGCCGATGGCTGTCGTTTGCACAAGACTGTGGTGTTAGGAAGTCAACAAGCGACCAGATCTGGAATTGCATTGGTAACGCGTTTAAAAATTGATGATATTGGCTTACCGGGTCTGCTGGCGATACAGGCGGGCATAGAAACCGTTCCCTTTTGACAGTTCATCATGGGTGCCGGTTTCGGCGACCACGCCGCCGTCGAGTACGCAAATTCGCTGGCAACGCATAGCCATGGACGCGCGTTGGGACACGATCACAGCGGTACGGCCTTTCAGGATTTTCACCAGTGTGGCCTGGATTCGGCGTTCCGTTTCGGCATCCAACGCCGACATGCAGTCATCGAGCAGCAGGACATCGGGCTGTGAGAGTAACGCCCGGGCGAGGGTGATGCGTTGCCTCTGCCCGCCGGAGAGGGTCATTCCCTTCTCGCCGATCAAGGTCTCGTATTTCACCGGTAGCCCCATAATATGGTCGTGTATTTCGGCAGCCTGTGCGGCGGCGATGATGTCGCGCGGGCTGGCGTCAGGATTGCCGTAACAGATGTTGTCCCGGATAGAACCGCCAAAGATCTGGGGCTCCTGGGGTACGAGTACGACGCGCTTGTGAAGGTCTTCAGATCGAATCCGGTCGAGGGGGACATGGTCATAGTAGATCTCCCCTGTCACCGGTTCGTAGAGGCGTCCGAGCAGGTGGAGCAGCGTGCTCTTGCCGCAGCCACTGGGGCCCATCAAGCACATCCAGGAGCCCGCCGGAATATGCAGGGTGATGTCCTCCAGTACCGGTTCGATTTGCTGTTCGTGACGGAAATGGGAGTTGAGCAGGGTAATGCCGCGTTTGAGAGGGGACGGGAACTCCAGTGAATCAGGTGCTTCAGCGATGGTTTCTTTTTCATCCAGCACCTGTACCAGGCGTTGCAGCACGACCAGCAGTTTGGACAGGGTTACGTTAAGCTGGCTCAGCATGATCACCGGGCCGAAGAGTACTGCGGTCACCCCGTTCGCATACATCAACGTTCCGAGGGACATCTCGCCCGCCAGGACGCGTGAGGTGCCATAGAGGAATAAACTGCCTGTTCCAATGGCTGCAATAACCGTGCACAGGGCGCCCAAGCTGGCCGCGGTATGTTGCTGGAGCATGGTGTCGCGAAGGAAGCAGGCGGATAAACGATGATAATTCAGGTCCTCATGTCGTTCCCGGCCATAGGATTGGATGGCCCGCATACTATCGAGTTTCTGCGAAGCCAGCGCATACATCCATGAGTTGGTGTGGCGGAGTTCCGAGTTAACCTCTTTAAGCACGTGCCGTGAGCGGCGGTAGGTTATCATGTAGGCGGGCAGGGTGAGCAGCGCGATGGCTCCAAAACGCCAATCGAGCATGAACAGGATCACCAGCCCTGTTGTAATGGCGGTGAGGGCGCTGAGAAAGGTCAGGAAGGTCATATATAATTGATCTTGCACCTCACCGACATCCGACAAGATTCGTGACATAAGCCGGCCCGGGGCGTGCGATTTGTGGTAGGCGAGGGAAAGCCTCATCACCTTCTGGTGGAGATCTTCCCGGAGTCGGGCGGTAAGTCCCTGACTGATCCGAATCCGGGCGCGGGCCTCCATCCGGCAGCCGATATTGGAAAGGATCAGGGTGAGCAGGTAGACCCCAAACAGGATGCCCAGCATACGCATGGCCCCTGCAGGGCGGACGCTCAGTTCGGGGCCGCGATCCCTGGTCAGCCCTCCGGATGGCGCGGATACCTCAGGTCGGCGATCGTCTTGAATCGGTGAGGTGTTCTGGGGCGAGACGGAGGGGGAGTTCACGTCCGGCGTGGAGGTAACGACCAGAATGGAATCCACGACTACCCGGCCATACCAGGCCATCAGGAATGGCGTCCAGGCATTGACAATCCACCAAATGGAGATCGCCAATAAAATCCGCCTGTAGGGCCAGACGTAGTCCCGCACGAAACGAAAATAGAGATCCATGTGGCCGGCGGCCGATTCATACTCACGGCGGGGCGGGCGGAAGCGGATGTTGCGATGGTGTATCTTCATGCCGGGGTTTCCTCCAGCGTGCCGCGTCCCATGAATTTGGCGTAAATGGCGGCGT includes the following:
- a CDS encoding sigma-70 family RNA polymerase sigma factor, giving the protein MTDRHDIDRDLVDRVREGDHAAYSQLMDYYQGSILNFVYRLVGSREEAEDIAQDVFVRAYQKLDSFTFRTSRDRFSTWLYQLARNAAIDVLRRRQRRPVQSLDEFPLLGPVAVGNPALDTGDRERERAISAAFAELPEDQRTALVLSVYEGQSYADIAVIMKASVKSVESRIYRARQSMRQQLAAFLAK
- a CDS encoding Spy/CpxP family protein refolding chaperone, which produces MNYKRLSILLAGVLVALSAMLAVRAYGPRPMSSIESLRDIRWLKESLQLTPVQEADIQRIHQDLAKTLSTCCMKHCQARDAFMESLFAATNGLERSQSLIDEMSDAQAASELATLVNMYRVHEVLTPQQRIIFERQVKAMDCTMRSAGGGSSCRCMSE
- a CDS encoding YHS domain-containing protein; amino-acid sequence: MKALLLVGVILASAAMAFAEPTNAVAVKAQTTCPVMGGAVNHKVFADYQGQRIYFCCNGCPAAFKKDPEKYMKKFKNEGVALEKVK
- a CDS encoding TolC family protein, which encodes MISKVHYIVGILLVAVPPLLAEGTNTLTLPQVIAESWANNAQLQSLKQKTGAMEARSQQAGALANPLLTYRGMDSANGGKWPNTDEKRIEIEQTFPWPGKRGLTQVMTAKAADAAKFEVAATTLDVEMLAAEAFYGLSVAQQSLEIIRAEEALLRRIETLTTLRYTTGADGQQDVLKAQTEITMLKQKEIELEARELTLKNKLNTIMNRPVKTVIGRVKGPPEQSVSADEGEQISIKALVHRPELQLAQARIERAQAERAYMGKESLPDYKVGLEYRSMPGDDQAMFMVGIELPIWRSKIRAGIRGANRMVESEQAAREAAERQVMQEVQDALTQIQAAQRTLELTRKELIPQAELRFSASEAGYRSGGKADFMDLLESERFLLNARVMAVMAEAELGMQWARLARAVGVSVLEVLK
- a CDS encoding efflux RND transporter periplasmic adaptor subunit, producing the protein MKIQTTRVIVLCVLGMGLMTVPLGCRDHATSHGVAKAVKYICPMHPTVVSDRPGECPICGMDLVQAEQASTASESGPPAGQVPGLVAIAITPEARQRMGLALETIGVRPLVRTLRTSARIVTDETRQARVTTKVEGWVESLAVGFIGQVVRKGDPLLTIYSPDLLSAQEEFLIAVKAKAMATNGGGDALLAAARRRLQLWDITEEQIALLEKRGEPVKAMTLTAPTSGRVTEKNVLAGQKIMPGESLLVVSDFSTVWGEADVYESDLPFVHEGMPLEISLPFWQGKIFNGTISFVAPTLDPVSRTVKARLVIPNPELLLKPEMYAEARLSYSLGERLAIPEAAVMRTGEHSYTFREGADGALHPVEVGLGARVEGFYEVLSGLKVGDRVVTAANFLVDSESSMRAALESVSRK
- a CDS encoding efflux RND transporter permease subunit encodes the protein MIKRIIEFSARNRMLVILLVAAAMAYAVYALRNINLDAIPDLSDTQVIVYTPWDRSPDILEDQVTYPIITALLGAPRVKAIRGFSDFGFSYVYVIFQDGTDIYWARSRVVEYLSKLQGTLPAGVTPQLGPDATGVGWVYQYALVDKSGTHSLADLRSFQDWTLRYALQSVPGVAEVAGIGGFQKQYQVTVDPARLQSYGVSLMDVASALKRSNNEVGGRLLEWSGREYMVRGRGYVKSPEDIEKAVVKAGTKGTPVLLRDVASVAMGPQIRRGVSDLNGNGDTVGGIVVMRHGENALNVIERVKTKLDELKPSLPKGVEVVTTYDRSSLIKKAIDNLKDDLVMEMIIVSLVILFFLWHIPSAMVPILTIPVSVLLCFIPLYLAGISSNIMSLSGLAISIGVLVDGAIVEVENAYKKLELWKRSGGKGDCHAIRLEALIEVAPSVFFSLLVVAVSFLPVFTLVDQEGKLFTPLAYTKTLAIAMAALLAITLDPAVRMLFTRMDEFKFRWKPLSGVLNALLVGRYVREEKHPVSRVLFALYERPCRWVLRHPKTVIALAVAIVVSTVPVYLKLGSEFMPPLDEGTILYMPTTMPGISVTEAQRLMETQDRLLRAFPEVVSVFGKAGRSDTSTDPAPFSMMETTVVLKPMAEWRAKPCWYSNFAPRWLRSLLGHIWPEHISREELIAEFDRALKIPGSVNAWTMPIKGRIDMLTTGVRTPVGIKVFGSNLAEIQRVGESIEGALQKVPGTRSIFAERASGGYFVDIVPKREALARYGLTVDDLHAVVMSAIGGETVSTTVEGRERYSINLRYPRDLRDNLDELQRVLVAARMGEVQVPLSEVADVALVNGPSMIRDENGMLAGYVYVDIAGRDIGGYVEEAKRVVGEKVSLPTGYSLVWSGQYENMLRVRERMKVVIPLTIGLIFILLYMNTKSAFKTLVVMLAVPFSVVGAVWLLYLLDYNVSVAVWVGMIALMGLDAETGVFMLLFLDLSYDEAKREGRLRNLTDLHEAIIHGAVKRIRPKLMTVAAATMGLMPIMWSIGTGSDLMKRVAAPMVGGLFTSFLMELLVYPAIYLLWKRRDTQS
- a CDS encoding helix-turn-helix transcriptional regulator, which produces MDSISKLMPEEIAVKLGAKAKALRLSAGWKRVTFAERAGVSEASLKRFEQTGQASLELVLRVAMSLGRLSEFEGLLEPPPARSIDELDQQLKRPLPKRGLR
- a CDS encoding ABC transporter ATP-binding protein; translation: MKIHHRNIRFRPPRREYESAAGHMDLYFRFVRDYVWPYRRILLAISIWWIVNAWTPFLMAWYGRVVVDSILVVTSTPDVNSPSVSPQNTSPIQDDRRPEVSAPSGGLTRDRGPELSVRPAGAMRMLGILFGVYLLTLILSNIGCRMEARARIRISQGLTARLREDLHQKVMRLSLAYHKSHAPGRLMSRILSDVGEVQDQLYMTFLTFLSALTAITTGLVILFMLDWRFGAIALLTLPAYMITYRRSRHVLKEVNSELRHTNSWMYALASQKLDSMRAIQSYGRERHEDLNYHRLSACFLRDTMLQQHTAASLGALCTVIAAIGTGSLFLYGTSRVLAGEMSLGTLMYANGVTAVLFGPVIMLSQLNVTLSKLLVVLQRLVQVLDEKETIAEAPDSLEFPSPLKRGITLLNSHFRHEQQIEPVLEDITLHIPAGSWMCLMGPSGCGKSTLLHLLGRLYEPVTGEIYYDHVPLDRIRSEDLHKRVVLVPQEPQIFGGSIRDNICYGNPDASPRDIIAAAQAAEIHDHIMGLPVKYETLIGEKGMTLSGGQRQRITLARALLSQPDVLLLDDCMSALDAETERRIQATLVKILKGRTAVIVSQRASMAMRCQRICVLDGGVVAETGTHDELSKGNGFYARLYRQQTR